In Lysobacter firmicutimachus, one genomic interval encodes:
- a CDS encoding TetR/AcrR family transcriptional regulator codes for MTAVPAQHDVRQHILDIAYPLLLRKGFTAVGLAEVLAAAQVPKGSFYHYFGSKEAFGEAVLEAYFADYLGRMDTLLAQPGTAAQRLLDYFYDWLDSQTGDEAQSRCLVVKLGAEVCDLSETMRAALARGTGGIVERLARCVEAGRADGSLAEAVGDARTLGATLYQNWLGASLLAKITHDRTPLDTALIGTRQLLGLRLYT; via the coding sequence ATGACCGCCGTCCCCGCTCAGCACGATGTGCGCCAGCACATTCTCGACATCGCTTACCCCTTGCTGCTGCGCAAGGGCTTCACCGCGGTCGGCCTGGCCGAGGTGCTGGCCGCGGCGCAGGTGCCGAAGGGCTCGTTCTATCACTACTTCGGCTCCAAGGAGGCCTTCGGCGAGGCCGTGCTGGAGGCGTATTTCGCCGACTACCTGGGGCGGATGGACACCTTGCTGGCGCAGCCGGGAACGGCGGCGCAGCGGCTGTTGGACTATTTCTACGACTGGCTGGACTCCCAGACCGGCGACGAGGCGCAGAGCCGCTGCCTGGTGGTCAAGCTTGGCGCTGAAGTCTGCGATCTGTCGGAAACCATGCGCGCGGCGCTGGCGCGCGGCACCGGCGGGATCGTCGAACGACTGGCGCGTTGCGTCGAAGCCGGGCGGGCCGATGGTTCGCTGGCCGAAGCCGTCGGCGACGCGCGCACCCTCGGCGCGACCCTGTACCAAAACTGGCTCGGCGCCAGCCTGTTGGCCAAGATCACCCACGACCGCACGCCGCTGGACACCGCCCTGATCGGCACCCGGCAGTTGCTCGGTCTGCGTTTGTACACCTGA
- a CDS encoding XVIPCD domain-containing protein: MHLDMAALKLDPRQIERNGLDLSGRTFGFVDLSHGQMQLATIRHTLTTANQDAPKAEIAERAVAVLRPDYPGHPDHGLLEQIRSGVRAIDEKIGKPFDEASERLSRSLLAACKDNREAHPQAHGISLAANAINRADHVVLGHNGNVFVVEGRLDDPAHKRASVPVQQAAATPVEQSDEKLRVANQSIALEAQRTQSQSQQLDQAQPSSPIGPRIPQ; the protein is encoded by the coding sequence GTGCATCTGGACATGGCGGCATTGAAGCTCGATCCGCGCCAGATCGAGCGGAACGGGCTGGACCTGAGCGGACGGACCTTCGGCTTCGTCGACCTCAGTCACGGGCAAATGCAACTGGCGACGATCCGCCACACCTTGACCACAGCCAATCAGGACGCGCCGAAAGCCGAGATCGCCGAGCGCGCCGTCGCAGTTCTACGGCCTGACTACCCCGGCCATCCCGATCACGGCTTGCTGGAACAGATCCGCAGTGGCGTACGGGCCATTGATGAAAAGATCGGCAAACCTTTCGACGAAGCCAGCGAGCGACTGAGCCGCAGCCTGCTGGCTGCGTGCAAGGACAATCGCGAAGCGCATCCGCAGGCGCACGGCATTTCGCTGGCAGCCAACGCAATCAACCGCGCCGATCATGTTGTCCTGGGTCACAACGGCAATGTCTTCGTGGTCGAAGGCCGGCTCGACGACCCTGCGCACAAGCGCGCCAGCGTGCCGGTCCAGCAGGCGGCCGCCACACCGGTCGAACAGTCGGACGAAAAACTCCGCGTGGCGAATCAGAGCATCGCCCTGGAAGCGCAGCGTACGCAGTCGCAAAGCCAGCAACTCGATCAGGCGCAGCCTTCGTCCCCAATCGGCCCCAGGATCCCGCAGTAA
- a CDS encoding histidine phosphatase family protein, whose translation MTPLSLIFIRHGESAGNVDKRKHLELADHAIPLTDTGRRQAYAAGQWLGRHFLERNTAQTRTRFWVSPYTRTRQTADEVIRGVETVAATASDHDRAKFAFDRREHVNLVEQQFGLFDGIPEDQLPLQFPRESAHFDKQVEFEGRFWARMPLGESRFDVAIRVHQAFGTFQRDYDKNGIDQIVVVSHGVTIRAFLMQWLHHPYEWFEQEKNPPNASIRLVHGRTDLGYVFAPTDTQAHADRNAVPEPEPAI comes from the coding sequence ATGACCCCGCTTTCGTTGATCTTCATCCGCCATGGCGAATCGGCCGGCAACGTCGACAAGCGCAAACACCTGGAACTGGCCGACCACGCCATTCCCCTGACCGATACCGGCCGCCGCCAGGCATATGCGGCCGGCCAATGGCTGGGCCGTCACTTCCTCGAACGCAACACCGCTCAGACCCGCACCCGCTTCTGGGTCTCGCCCTATACCCGCACCCGCCAGACTGCCGATGAAGTCATCCGCGGCGTCGAAACCGTGGCCGCAACCGCGAGCGATCACGATCGCGCCAAGTTCGCCTTCGACCGGCGCGAACACGTCAACCTGGTCGAACAGCAGTTCGGCCTGTTCGACGGCATCCCCGAGGACCAGCTGCCGCTGCAGTTTCCGCGCGAATCCGCGCATTTCGACAAGCAGGTCGAATTCGAAGGCCGCTTCTGGGCGCGCATGCCGCTGGGCGAAAGCCGCTTCGACGTCGCCATCCGCGTGCACCAGGCCTTCGGCACCTTCCAGCGCGACTACGACAAGAACGGCATCGACCAGATCGTGGTGGTCAGCCACGGCGTCACCATCCGCGCCTTCCTGATGCAATGGCTGCACCATCCCTACGAGTGGTTCGAGCAGGAAAAGAACCCGCCCAACGCCTCGATCCGGCTGGTGCACGGGCGTACCGATCTGGGCTATGTGTTCGCGCCCACCGACACGCAGGCGCACGCCGACCGCAACGCCGTCCCCGAGCCCGAGCCGGCGATCTAG
- a CDS encoding NADP-dependent oxidoreductase: protein MPQTDTVNRRIVLASRPNGLPSTHNFRLEQAEMPTPGPGQVLLRTEYLSLDPYMRNLMEEIGPTYAPSVPLDQTMVGGTIARVVASKHPQFRVGERVLANAGWQDYALSDGQDLLALGDDPRPSLSLGGLGMPGFTAYVGLLDIGQPKPGETVVVAAATGAVGSAVGQIAKLKGARVVGIAGGADKCRYAVEELGFDVCIDRRDPQFEQRLAEACPDGIDVYFENVGGAVFDAVLPLLNVGARVPVCGHIADYNSQNLPAGPNRLPLLMAAVLQKRIRMQGFIILDHYGERFEAFRREMGEWVASGRIKLREDRVDGLENAPEAFIGLLQGRNFGKLVVRVGEG from the coding sequence ATGCCGCAAACCGACACCGTCAACCGCCGCATCGTCCTGGCTTCGCGTCCCAACGGTCTGCCCAGCACGCACAACTTCCGCCTCGAACAGGCCGAGATGCCGACCCCGGGACCCGGTCAGGTGCTGCTACGCACCGAGTACCTGTCGCTGGACCCTTACATGCGCAATCTGATGGAAGAAATCGGCCCGACCTATGCGCCGTCGGTGCCGCTGGACCAGACCATGGTCGGCGGCACCATCGCCCGGGTGGTGGCGTCAAAACACCCGCAGTTCCGCGTCGGCGAACGCGTGCTGGCGAATGCCGGCTGGCAGGACTATGCCCTGTCGGACGGCCAGGACCTGCTCGCCCTCGGCGACGATCCGCGGCCGTCGCTGTCGCTGGGCGGCCTGGGCATGCCCGGGTTCACCGCGTATGTCGGCCTGTTGGACATCGGCCAGCCCAAGCCGGGCGAAACCGTGGTGGTGGCCGCCGCGACCGGTGCGGTGGGTTCGGCGGTCGGGCAGATCGCCAAGCTCAAGGGCGCGCGCGTGGTGGGCATCGCCGGCGGCGCCGACAAATGCCGCTACGCGGTCGAGGAGCTCGGCTTCGACGTCTGCATCGACCGTCGCGATCCGCAATTCGAGCAGCGCCTCGCCGAGGCTTGCCCGGACGGCATCGACGTGTACTTCGAAAACGTCGGCGGCGCGGTGTTCGACGCGGTGCTGCCGTTGCTGAACGTCGGCGCGCGGGTGCCGGTGTGCGGCCACATCGCCGACTACAACAGCCAGAACCTACCCGCCGGCCCCAATCGCTTGCCGCTGCTGATGGCGGCGGTGCTGCAGAAGCGCATCCGCATGCAGGGCTTCATCATCCTCGATCACTACGGCGAACGCTTCGAGGCTTTCCGACGCGAGATGGGCGAATGGGTCGCCAGCGGCCGGATCAAGCTGCGCGAAGACCGCGTCGACGGCCTGGAGAATGCGCCGGAGGCCTTCATCGGCCTGCTGCAGGGGCGCAATTTCGGCAAGTTGGTGGTGCGCGTCGGCGAGGGGTGA